One Microcoleus sp. bin38.metabat.b11b12b14.051 DNA segment encodes these proteins:
- a CDS encoding tetratricopeptide repeat protein: protein MSRSLFTFFTILIVTGLVWLGNIAPASAQAQPTDITAPQQELGELVQKAFEATNEGKFPAAETFWTEIIDKFPLQAAAWSNRGNSRVSQNKLQPAIADYEKAIELAPNAPDPYLNRGTALEGLGRWEDAIADYNHVLELDPKDPAAYNNRGNAEAGLGQWKTAIADYSKAFEIAPEYAFARANHALALYQNGQTKEAIRNMKNIVRRYPQFADMRAALSACLWEAGQRGEAESNWVAAIGLDSRYKDLDWVAKTRRWPPVVVGALDKFLSLK from the coding sequence ATGAGCCGCTCACTTTTCACGTTTTTTACAATATTAATCGTAACCGGGTTAGTTTGGTTGGGAAATATCGCGCCAGCCTCCGCACAAGCACAACCAACAGATATCACCGCTCCGCAGCAAGAATTAGGAGAACTCGTTCAAAAAGCTTTTGAAGCTACAAACGAAGGCAAATTTCCCGCCGCCGAAACTTTCTGGACAGAAATTATTGACAAATTTCCTTTACAAGCCGCCGCTTGGAGCAACCGAGGCAATTCGAGAGTCAGCCAAAACAAGCTACAACCAGCGATTGCTGACTACGAAAAGGCGATCGAACTAGCTCCCAACGCCCCCGATCCCTACCTCAACCGTGGCACCGCCCTAGAAGGTTTAGGACGCTGGGAAGATGCGATCGCCGACTACAACCACGTGCTAGAATTAGACCCCAAAGATCCAGCCGCTTACAACAACCGAGGTAACGCCGAAGCAGGTTTAGGACAATGGAAAACAGCAATTGCCGACTACAGCAAAGCCTTTGAAATAGCCCCCGAATATGCCTTTGCGCGCGCCAACCACGCCCTCGCACTTTATCAAAACGGGCAAACCAAAGAAGCAATTCGCAACATGAAAAACATTGTCCGCAGATACCCTCAATTTGCCGACATGAGAGCCGCCCTCAGCGCCTGTCTTTGGGAAGCCGGACAGCGCGGCGAAGCCGAGAGCAATTGGGTAGCTGCGATCGGTCTCGATTCCCGCTACAAAGACCTCGACTGGGTGGCAAAAACCCGTCGCTGGCCGCCAGTTGTAGTTGGGGCTTTAGATAAATTCTTGAGCTTGAAATAA
- a CDS encoding TIGR01548 family HAD-type hydrolase, whose amino-acid sequence MNRVILVFDIDGVVRDVSGSYRRALADAVEHFTAGAFRPNSADIDSLKSEGVWNNDWEASLELVCRYFEGIGRSRNQLAFNYDELVAFFQSRYRGDNEQNWTGYICDEPLLLNPAYLENLTIGGVAWGFFSGAMRDEAAYVLEGKLGLNSPVLVAMEDAPGKPDPTGLFATIEQLEKLHGLPKNLPVIYAGDTVADIYTAVKAREVQPNRVWLGVGILPPHVLDDSARCEAYAAALNKAGAAEVFRNVEELTAARIGELDGG is encoded by the coding sequence GTGAACAGAGTTATTTTAGTTTTTGACATTGACGGTGTGGTGCGGGATGTGTCCGGTTCCTACAGGCGGGCGCTGGCGGATGCGGTGGAACATTTCACGGCTGGTGCTTTTCGCCCGAATTCTGCGGATATCGACTCTCTGAAGTCTGAGGGTGTGTGGAATAATGACTGGGAAGCGTCTTTAGAGTTGGTTTGCCGTTATTTTGAGGGGATTGGGCGATCGAGAAATCAACTCGCTTTCAACTATGACGAATTAGTCGCTTTTTTCCAAAGTCGCTATCGCGGGGATAACGAGCAAAATTGGACTGGTTACATTTGTGACGAACCGTTATTGTTAAATCCAGCTTACCTAGAAAATTTAACAATTGGTGGCGTTGCTTGGGGATTTTTTAGTGGCGCGATGCGGGATGAAGCCGCCTATGTTTTGGAAGGGAAACTCGGCTTAAATTCCCCGGTATTAGTCGCGATGGAAGATGCACCGGGAAAGCCCGATCCGACGGGACTTTTTGCCACAATTGAACAGTTGGAAAAGTTGCACGGTTTACCCAAGAATTTGCCTGTGATTTATGCGGGAGATACTGTGGCGGATATTTACACGGCGGTGAAGGCGCGGGAAGTTCAACCAAATCGGGTTTGGCTGGGGGTGGGAATTTTGCCGCCTCACGTTTTGGATGATTCTGCTCGCTGCGAGGCTTATGCTGCGGCGCTGAATAAAGCAGGTGCAGCAGAGGTTTTCAGGAATGTTGAGGAGTTGACTGCTGCACGAATTGGAGAGTTAGACGGCGGTTGA
- a CDS encoding N-acetylmuramoyl-L-alanine amidase: MRKFLGLVVFGMIMAIASVAVAAQPLFVAYPPANHKTIADRIFLIGTAPPTGQVSVNGQQISRTAAGHFAPTFPLQIGENVFSLRYENQQVQIKVTRESNQPEVSAGLAFAKDSLTPKVDVASLPGEYICFGAIAPANARVAVKLAGVDIPLKARSQVELPDNKSVLLGENSPIAKSSMEQYQGCAKTPPNPGGNETESDSLSGKKVDLGVPLFELTMNDQTISQPGTGKISILSPAELEVAEVTADPGVARTGASTDFSRMTPLPKGTRATVIGREGEWIRLDYGAWIKASEVRIVKDAVPARSIIRSARSRQVSGWTEILFPLEIPVPVTVQEGERTFTLTLYNTTAQTDIIRLDDDPVISRLAWQQISPLQVQYTFNLKSAQQWGYKLRYDGTTLVLSLKHPPTNTSAVPISEEKPLSGIKILLDPGHGGPQDSGGVGPTGYREKTVALIVSKLVREELVNRGANVVMTRVEDVDLDLPPRVEMIQKEEPAIAIAIHYNALPDNGDAINTKGVGAFWFRPQAHSLAMFLHNYLVAKLNRPSYGVFWNNLAMTRPAVTPSVLMELGFMINPEEFEWIVNPTEQQKLASAIAQGITEWFASVK, encoded by the coding sequence ATGAGAAAATTTCTAGGATTAGTTGTGTTTGGGATGATAATGGCGATCGCCTCTGTAGCTGTGGCCGCTCAACCTTTGTTTGTCGCTTATCCCCCCGCCAACCACAAAACAATCGCCGATCGCATTTTTCTCATCGGTACAGCCCCACCCACCGGACAAGTATCGGTAAATGGCCAGCAAATTTCCCGCACCGCCGCCGGCCATTTCGCCCCGACTTTTCCCCTACAAATCGGCGAAAATGTGTTTAGCTTGCGTTACGAAAATCAGCAAGTTCAAATTAAGGTAACGCGCGAGTCGAATCAGCCGGAAGTCTCCGCAGGCTTGGCTTTTGCTAAAGATTCCCTGACTCCGAAAGTCGATGTCGCCAGTTTACCCGGGGAATATATCTGCTTTGGGGCGATCGCCCCGGCGAATGCTCGAGTCGCGGTAAAATTGGCCGGGGTGGATATTCCTCTAAAAGCGCGATCGCAAGTCGAACTCCCCGACAACAAATCTGTCTTGTTAGGTGAAAACTCCCCGATCGCCAAAAGTAGCATGGAACAATATCAAGGCTGCGCTAAAACCCCCCCTAACCCGGGGGGGAATGAGACGGAATCAGACTCATTGTCGGGGAAAAAAGTTGATTTAGGCGTGCCATTGTTTGAGCTGACAATGAACGATCAAACTATCAGCCAGCCTGGTACTGGCAAAATTTCTATCCTCTCTCCAGCCGAGTTAGAAGTAGCAGAAGTCACCGCAGATCCGGGTGTTGCTAGAACCGGGGCGAGCACGGATTTCTCTCGGATGACGCCGCTACCGAAGGGAACGCGCGCCACAGTTATCGGGCGCGAGGGAGAATGGATTCGGCTCGATTACGGCGCTTGGATTAAAGCATCGGAAGTGCGAATTGTCAAGGATGCAGTGCCTGCGCGATCGATTATTCGCAGCGCCAGATCCCGTCAAGTTTCCGGCTGGACAGAAATCTTATTTCCCTTAGAAATACCAGTCCCAGTCACCGTACAAGAAGGTGAACGCACATTCACTTTAACGCTGTACAATACCACCGCTCAAACTGACATTATTCGCCTCGATGATGATCCGGTAATTTCGCGTTTGGCGTGGCAACAAATATCGCCGCTGCAAGTACAATACACTTTCAATCTCAAATCTGCCCAGCAGTGGGGATATAAATTGAGATACGATGGCACAACTTTAGTGCTGTCTTTAAAACATCCGCCGACAAATACCAGCGCGGTGCCGATTTCTGAGGAAAAACCGCTGTCAGGAATTAAAATACTTTTAGATCCCGGACACGGCGGGCCGCAGGATTCGGGTGGTGTGGGCCCCACAGGCTACCGCGAGAAAACAGTAGCTTTAATAGTGTCGAAATTGGTGCGAGAAGAATTGGTCAATCGGGGCGCAAATGTGGTAATGACGCGGGTGGAAGATGTCGATTTGGATTTGCCGCCGAGGGTGGAAATGATTCAAAAAGAGGAACCTGCGATCGCAATTGCAATTCACTACAATGCTTTGCCCGATAACGGCGACGCGATTAATACTAAAGGTGTCGGCGCTTTCTGGTTTCGCCCGCAAGCGCACAGTTTGGCAATGTTTTTGCACAATTACTTAGTTGCCAAGTTGAACCGTCCGAGCTATGGTGTATTCTGGAACAACCTAGCTATGACTCGTCCTGCCGTTACTCCATCTGTTTTAATGGAATTGGGATTTATGATCAATCCCGAAGAGTTTGAATGGATTGTGAATCCGACAGAACAGCAGAAGTTAGCTTCTGCCATTGCCCAAGGCATTACCGAATGGTTTGCCTCCGTCAAATAA
- a CDS encoding CapA family protein, protein MNVRRWLSVIVLLAIASCDIQSPKTSPKLAESPSLRGGTPSPIATSVPAKPKSEIKEAQLIAVGDIMMHSTQTISGYDAKKQTYNFDSFFAPVKSILSKGDWVTGNLETPLAGEDAGGYTGYPLFNAPAQLLDAAKKAGFNILTTANNHALDRGEIGVIRTIANLGDRQIASTGTAKSKATGDRTLISTKNNISLAMLAYSYGTNGIPIPKGKDYLVALIDENKIVKDIAQARKKGADIIAISLHFGEEYQRQPNTQQKQLVENLLKAGADIILGSHPHVVQPYKIFKIKGKNGKIRKALAIYSMGNFISGQTKEYTDLGVILQVNIRKNFPEKTTEISSIKTIPTWVHRYTLNNKTNYRVLPLETTVSQKKDPLLTTSQYPVLKAYLQEMNNHLNSLNSKTNN, encoded by the coding sequence ATGAATGTTCGTCGGTGGCTCTCGGTAATTGTCCTGCTGGCGATCGCAAGCTGCGACATCCAAAGCCCAAAAACCAGCCCAAAGCTTGCAGAAAGCCCTAGCTTGCGGGGCGGGACGCCATCGCCAATTGCAACATCTGTACCCGCCAAACCCAAGTCTGAGATTAAAGAAGCACAACTAATTGCTGTCGGCGACATCATGATGCACAGTACCCAAACAATCTCGGGCTACGACGCAAAAAAGCAAACATACAATTTTGACAGTTTCTTCGCACCAGTCAAAAGTATCCTGTCAAAAGGCGATTGGGTAACCGGAAATCTGGAAACACCTTTAGCAGGGGAAGATGCGGGCGGATATACGGGATATCCGCTATTTAACGCACCGGCTCAATTACTGGATGCTGCGAAAAAAGCTGGATTTAATATCTTGACAACTGCCAACAATCATGCTTTAGATCGGGGAGAAATAGGGGTAATCAGGACGATCGCGAATTTGGGCGATCGGCAAATTGCGTCAACAGGGACAGCAAAATCGAAAGCTACGGGCGATCGAACTTTAATCAGCACCAAAAACAACATATCACTAGCCATGCTAGCCTACAGCTACGGCACCAACGGCATCCCCATACCCAAAGGCAAAGATTATTTAGTGGCGCTAATTGACGAAAATAAAATAGTCAAAGACATCGCCCAAGCCCGAAAAAAAGGAGCAGACATTATCGCAATTTCCCTGCATTTTGGCGAAGAATATCAGCGACAGCCGAACACCCAACAAAAACAATTAGTTGAAAACCTCCTGAAAGCCGGTGCAGACATCATTCTCGGCAGCCATCCCCACGTCGTCCAACCCTACAAAATATTTAAAATTAAAGGAAAGAATGGCAAAATAAGAAAAGCTCTAGCAATTTATTCCATGGGAAACTTCATCTCCGGTCAGACCAAAGAGTATACAGACTTAGGCGTAATTTTGCAAGTAAATATCCGCAAAAACTTCCCCGAAAAAACCACAGAAATTAGCAGCATCAAAACAATTCCGACTTGGGTACACCGCTATACTCTGAATAATAAAACTAATTATCGCGTTTTGCCGTTAGAAACAACTGTCAGCCAGAAAAAAGATCCGCTGCTAACAACTTCGCAGTATCCTGTTTTAAAGGCATATTTACAAGAAATGAACAATCATCTTAACTCCTTAAATAGCAAAACTAATAACTAA
- a CDS encoding cobalt-precorrin-6A reductase, translating into MKKRLLILGGTGDAVELAARASQLADVEVISSLAGRTQQPLTPKTGTVRVGGFGGAAGLAEFLRRSPIDFLIDATHPFAAQISANAAVAAAECNVPHLMLVRPPWEAVEGDRWIEVAAHSEAAKALSGQSGRVFLTIGRQELAAFAGLDAIWFLMRAIDPPAPNTPIPQGKLLLARGPFSLESERQLLLEYQIDTIVSKNSGGAATYAKIIAARELGIPVVMVQRQPIPNVERVADVAGAIYWLIQHFK; encoded by the coding sequence ATGAAAAAACGTTTATTAATTTTGGGCGGAACGGGGGATGCTGTTGAACTGGCAGCCCGAGCTTCTCAACTTGCTGATGTGGAGGTGATATCTTCGCTAGCAGGGCGCACTCAACAGCCTTTGACCCCAAAAACGGGTACGGTGCGGGTTGGGGGGTTTGGTGGGGCGGCTGGGCTGGCGGAGTTTTTGCGTCGCAGCCCGATCGACTTTTTAATTGATGCGACTCATCCGTTTGCGGCGCAGATTTCAGCCAATGCTGCGGTGGCTGCGGCTGAGTGCAATGTGCCTCATTTGATGCTGGTGCGCCCACCTTGGGAGGCCGTGGAGGGCGATCGCTGGATTGAAGTCGCGGCCCACTCGGAGGCTGCAAAGGCTCTATCGGGGCAGTCTGGGCGGGTGTTTCTGACGATTGGGAGGCAGGAATTGGCTGCTTTTGCTGGTTTGGATGCTATTTGGTTTTTGATGCGGGCGATCGATCCTCCAGCACCAAATACTCCGATTCCTCAGGGTAAATTGTTATTAGCTAGGGGGCCTTTTTCATTGGAAAGCGAGCGGCAATTGTTGTTAGAATATCAGATTGATACAATTGTTAGTAAAAATAGTGGTGGCGCCGCTACCTATGCTAAAATTATCGCGGCTAGGGAACTGGGTATTCCGGTGGTGATGGTGCAGCGGCAGCCTATTCCGAATGTTGAGCGGGTTGCTGATGTAGCCGGGGCGATTTATTGGCTGATTCAGCATTTTAAGTGA
- a CDS encoding TrkA family potassium uptake protein, whose translation MKPRIIVCGLGHTGHKIFCLLRQQGAIVVGISDRPIRSETSDVVVGNLQAASTLLAAGIQKAHTLVIAGNDDAVNLAVLMQARILNPQIRIINRLFNTSLGDRIDHTLPEHASMSVSALAAPVFTFAALGNRAIGQLRLFDRTWPIHEEYIDADHPWLDRQLSDLWNDRSRMLIYYLPAVNKTDLVSAVLAGRQCEKGDRLIVATQPTIRSPEKTLIQKFLKILTNLRRFQQHSQAAVIVVLTLLAMIAVATVTYICVDDNISVIDSLYFSVGMITGAGGYEKVAEQAPDSIKLFTVVMMLVGAGIIGICYALLNDYVLGTRFTEYWDVARVPQRHHYIICGLGGMGIQIAKELHNNGYDIVVIEQDPNSRFLNTARSMQIPVIKGSASLPASLEAANVKQAAALLAVTSSDMSNLEIALTAKGLAPKLSVIVRNQDSHFALMVQQVFDFEGVLNPTELAAPAFAAAAIGGRILGNGMTADSLWVSLATLITPKHPFCGHRIQDAAKSADFVPLYVETNCQTIHGWDLLNCCLSAGDVLYLTMPANRLDQLWRTTSELIKS comes from the coding sequence ATGAAACCTCGAATCATTGTTTGCGGGTTGGGCCACACGGGACACAAGATTTTTTGTTTGTTGAGACAGCAAGGAGCGATTGTGGTTGGTATTAGCGATCGCCCAATTCGCAGCGAAACTTCTGATGTGGTTGTCGGTAATTTGCAAGCAGCTTCTACTTTGTTGGCGGCGGGCATTCAAAAAGCCCACACTTTAGTCATTGCAGGTAATGATGATGCTGTGAATTTGGCAGTTTTGATGCAGGCGAGGATTCTCAATCCTCAAATTCGGATCATTAACCGATTGTTCAATACTAGCTTGGGCGACAGAATTGACCACACTTTGCCCGAACACGCTTCCATGAGCGTTTCGGCTTTGGCTGCTCCGGTTTTTACTTTTGCTGCTCTCGGAAATCGGGCGATCGGACAGTTGCGTTTGTTCGATCGCACTTGGCCTATTCACGAAGAGTATATCGATGCCGATCATCCTTGGCTCGATCGACAACTCAGCGATTTGTGGAACGATCGATCGCGAATGTTGATTTATTACCTCCCGGCTGTTAACAAAACTGATTTAGTATCGGCGGTGCTGGCGGGGCGGCAGTGTGAAAAGGGCGATCGGCTAATTGTAGCCACTCAGCCGACTATCCGCAGCCCCGAAAAAACTTTAATTCAAAAATTCCTTAAAATCTTAACTAACCTGCGCCGATTTCAACAGCACAGCCAAGCAGCCGTCATTGTTGTACTCACGCTGCTAGCAATGATTGCAGTTGCTACTGTCACCTATATTTGTGTTGACGATAATATCTCAGTTATCGATTCTCTCTATTTTTCAGTCGGGATGATTACCGGAGCCGGAGGCTATGAAAAAGTTGCCGAACAAGCTCCCGACAGCATTAAACTATTTACAGTTGTGATGATGTTAGTTGGAGCGGGAATCATCGGCATCTGCTACGCGCTGCTCAACGACTATGTATTGGGAACTCGCTTTACCGAATATTGGGATGTGGCGCGAGTTCCGCAGCGCCATCATTACATTATTTGCGGGCTCGGAGGCATGGGAATACAAATTGCTAAAGAACTGCACAATAATGGTTACGATATTGTGGTAATCGAGCAAGATCCGAACAGCCGCTTTCTGAACACGGCTCGCTCAATGCAAATTCCGGTAATTAAGGGAAGTGCCAGTTTGCCCGCCTCTCTGGAAGCTGCTAATGTTAAGCAAGCTGCTGCACTTTTGGCGGTAACAAGCAGCGATATGTCCAATCTGGAAATTGCCTTGACTGCTAAAGGATTGGCACCAAAACTGTCGGTGATTGTCCGCAATCAAGACTCGCATTTTGCTTTGATGGTGCAGCAAGTTTTTGACTTTGAAGGAGTTTTGAACCCGACGGAATTAGCGGCTCCTGCTTTTGCGGCGGCGGCGATTGGAGGCAGAATTTTGGGTAACGGAATGACTGCTGACAGTTTGTGGGTTTCCTTGGCAACTTTGATTACACCAAAACATCCTTTCTGCGGCCACCGCATTCAAGATGCTGCTAAGTCTGCTGATTTTGTACCTCTTTATGTGGAAACTAATTGTCAAACTATTCACGGTTGGGATTTGCTCAATTGTTGTTTGAGTGCGGGGGATGTTTTGTATTTGACTATGCCGGCGAATCGGTTAGATCAATTGTGGAGAACGACTTCGGAATTAATTAAAAGTTAA
- a CDS encoding SH3 domain-containing protein, which produces MLSFSQSKAFFIAAAFASLSFSLYSFPVFGKEQSLSPEKVEALKKQTQCSFITGKGGEVNIRKGPGNNYPVVAKLKRGDGVRAVSRQGNWVKIAARTSGNAPNETFTILDGWVNNQFINGCSEDQFDRWRK; this is translated from the coding sequence ATGTTGAGTTTTAGTCAATCAAAAGCCTTTTTTATTGCAGCGGCCTTTGCAAGTTTGAGTTTTTCACTTTACAGCTTTCCAGTTTTTGGTAAAGAGCAAAGTCTTTCACCCGAAAAAGTAGAAGCTTTAAAAAAGCAAACTCAATGCTCGTTTATCACAGGTAAAGGCGGCGAGGTTAACATTCGCAAAGGCCCCGGCAATAACTACCCGGTTGTAGCTAAACTCAAAAGAGGAGACGGAGTTCGGGCTGTCAGCAGACAAGGTAATTGGGTAAAAATTGCGGCTAGAACTTCTGGGAATGCTCCTAATGAAACTTTTACCATCCTTGACGGTTGGGTGAACAATCAATTTATTAATGGCTGTTCGGAAGACCAATTTGACAGGTGGCGGAAATAG
- a CDS encoding Uma2 family endonuclease, whose protein sequence is MTIATERITLEEFLKLPETKPASEYIEGEIIQKPMPKTKHSLLQLRGCNEINRVSENPKIAYAFPELRCTFGGRSIVPDIAVLLWEQIQFDESGEPLDDVLIAPNWAIEILSPQQSSNRVTRKIIHCLQHNCQLGWLVDPEDRSILAFLPNQQPQFCEGSDVVRVPEMIPLNITAEQVFSWLRMQC, encoded by the coding sequence ATGACGATCGCAACTGAACGCATCACCCTTGAAGAATTTCTGAAATTGCCCGAAACCAAACCAGCCAGCGAATACATTGAGGGCGAAATTATCCAAAAACCTATGCCAAAAACCAAGCACAGCCTATTGCAATTAAGAGGCTGCAACGAAATTAATCGTGTGAGCGAAAATCCCAAGATAGCTTACGCTTTTCCCGAGTTGCGGTGTACATTTGGCGGGCGATCGATTGTTCCCGATATTGCGGTACTATTGTGGGAACAAATTCAATTTGATGAGAGCGGTGAACCGTTAGATGATGTGCTAATTGCACCCAATTGGGCGATCGAAATCCTGTCGCCACAACAAAGCTCAAATCGCGTCACTAGAAAAATTATTCACTGTCTGCAACATAATTGTCAGTTGGGGTGGCTAGTCGATCCAGAAGATCGATCGATTTTAGCATTTTTGCCCAACCAACAACCGCAATTCTGCGAAGGTAGCGATGTCGTGCGGGTACCCGAAATGATTCCCCTAAATATCACCGCCGAACAGGTGTTTAGCTGGTTGAGAATGCAATGCTGA
- a CDS encoding DUF3479 domain-containing protein, which yields MKRIVLIAGFESFNADLYRQAVRLAVSGCLGLSVSVFSDRALADEPEAVAAALSNADVFFGSLLFDYDAVRF from the coding sequence GTGAAACGGATTGTCTTAATTGCAGGGTTTGAATCTTTCAATGCTGATTTGTACCGCCAAGCCGTCCGGTTGGCTGTTTCCGGGTGTCTGGGATTGTCGGTGAGTGTTTTTAGCGATCGCGCCCTTGCAGATGAGCCTGAAGCTGTAGCCGCCGCCCTCTCGAATGCTGATGTATTTTTTGGGAGTTTGCTGTTTGATTACGATGCGGTTCGTTTTTAA